One genomic segment of Sorex araneus isolate mSorAra2 chromosome X, mSorAra2.pri, whole genome shotgun sequence includes these proteins:
- the GPR119 gene encoding glucose-dependent insulinotropic receptor, producing the protein MESSFPFGVILAVLSSLIIAANSLVALAVLFLIHKNDGVSLCFTLNLAVADTVLGVAISGLVTDQLTSPTRPTQKTLCSLRMAFITSSATASVLTVMLIAFDRYLAIKQPLRYFQIMDGFVAGACIAGLWLLSYLIGFLPFVVPVFQQTTYQGPCSFFSVFHPVYVLTLFCAGFFPALLIFVFLYCDMLKVASVHSQQIRKMEHAGVMAGAYRPSRPPNDFKAIRTVTVLIGSFILSWTPFLITGIVQVACQDCHLYIVLERYLWLLGVGNSLLNPLFYAYWQKEVRQQLYQLAVGIKKGIASLLLFLSARDHGPEGPRGSSCHIATIS; encoded by the coding sequence ATGGAGTCATCGTTCCCATTTGGAGTGATCCTTGCTGTCCTGTCCTCCCTCATCATTGCAGCTAATTCACTAGTGGCTCTGGCTGTGCTGTTTTTGATCCACAAGAATGATGGCGTGAGTCTCTGTTTCACCTTGAATCTGGCTGTGGCTGACACTGTGCTTGGTGTAGCCATCTCTGGCCTGGTGACAGACCAGCTAACCAGCCCCACCCGGCCCACACAGAAGACCCTCTGCAGCCTTCGGATGGCATTTATCACTTCCTCAGCAACTGCCTCTGTCCTTACGGTCATGCTGATTGCTTTTGACAGGTACCTTGCCATCAAGCAGCCCCTCCGCTACTTCCAGATTATGGATGGGTTTGTGGCTGGGGCCTGCATTGCTGGGCTGTGGTTGTTGTCTTATCTGATTGGTTTCCTCCCATTTGTAGTCCCTGTATTCCAGCAGACCACCTACCAAGGACCCTGCAGCTTCTTCTCTGTGTTTCACCCGGTCTATGTACTGACCCTCTTCTGTGCTGGCTTCTTCCCAGCCCTGCTCATCTTTGTCTTCCTCTACTGTGACATGCTCAAGGTTGCCTCCGTGCACAGTCAACAGATCCGAAAGATGGAGCACGCAGGAGTCATGGCTGGAGCTTACAGGCCCTCACGACCTCCCAACGACTTCAAGGCCATCCGCACTGTGACTGTTCTAATTGGAAGCTTCATTCTGTCTTGGACTCCATTTCTTATCACGGGCATTGTGCAAGTGGCCTGCCAAGATTGCCACCTCTACATAGTGTTGGAACGGTACCTGTGGCTGCTCGGTGTGGGCAATTCTCTACTCAACCCACTGTTCTATGCCTATTGGCAGAAGGAGGTGAGGCAGCAGCTCTACCAGCTGGCTGTAGGAATCAAGAAGGGGATTGCCTCACTGCTTCTCTTCCTCTCAGCCAGGGATCATGGCCCAGAGGGACCCAGAGGAAGCTCCTGTCATATCGCCACTATCTCCTAG